A genomic region of Conger conger chromosome 6, fConCon1.1, whole genome shotgun sequence contains the following coding sequences:
- the cryba1l2 gene encoding crystallin, beta A1, like 2: protein MQRVTNTHMTQPMFMTGMGMAPFFKMTVFEQEHFQGRCQEFTNECCNIQDCGFDNIRSVRVESGAWVGFEHHDFQGQQFVLERGEYPHWDAYSGNLAYHVERMMSFRPIYCASHQSSRMMIFEKENFLGRSVELCDDYPSLQAMGWCNNEVGSMHVQCGAFVCYQYPGYRGQQYIMECERHSGDYQHWRNWGSHCQTPQIQSIRRVQH from the exons ATGCAGAGGGTGACCAACACACATATGACCCAGCCCATGTTCATGACAGGAATGGGCATGGCTCCTTTCTTCAAG ATGACCGTGTTTGAGCAGGAGCACTTCCAGGGCAGGTGTCAGGAGTTCACGAACGAGTGCTGCAACATCCAGGACTGCGGCTTCGACAACATCCGCTCCGTGAGAGTGGAGAGTGGagc GTGGGTGGGCTTCGAGCACCATGACTTCCAGGGACAGCAGTTTGTGCTGGAGAGAGGGGAGTACCCCCACTGGGATGCCTACAGCGGGAATCTGGCCTACCATGTGGAGAGAATGATGTCATTCCGCCCCATCTACtgcgct TCTCACCAGAGCAGTCGTATGATGATCTTTGAGAAGGAGAACTTCCTGGGGCGTAGCGTAGAGCTGTGTGATGACTACCCCTCCCTGCAGGCCATGGGCTGGTGCAACAACGAAGTGGGATCCATGCATGTGCAGTGTGGCGC GTTTGTGTGCTATCAGTACCCAGGCTACAGGGGCCAGCAGTACATCATGGAGTGTGAGAGACACAGCGGGGACTACCAGCACTGGAGGAACTGGGGCTCTCACTGCCAGACCCCCCAAATCCAGTCCATCCGTAGAGTCCAGCACTGA